The Streptomyces camelliae genome window below encodes:
- a CDS encoding NUDIX hydrolase — translation MTKASEARGAVTLSKEGLPDWLAPVVKAAETVEPVQLSRFLPPENGSGRQSAVLILFGEGERGPELLLMERAGSLRSHAGQPSFPGGALDPEDGDPHADGPLRAALREAEEETGLDPSGVQLFGVLPALYIPVSGFVVTPVLGWWREPSPVGVVDPNETARVFTVPVADLTDPANRATAIHPRGHAGPAFLVESALVWGFTAGVIDRLLHYAGWERPWDREKRVPLDWRS, via the coding sequence ATGACGAAGGCCAGTGAGGCGCGGGGCGCGGTGACGCTGAGCAAGGAGGGGCTGCCCGACTGGCTGGCGCCGGTGGTGAAGGCGGCCGAGACGGTCGAGCCGGTCCAGCTGAGCAGATTCCTGCCGCCGGAGAACGGCTCGGGTCGGCAGTCGGCGGTGCTGATCCTGTTCGGCGAGGGCGAGCGCGGCCCCGAGCTGCTGCTCATGGAGCGCGCCGGCTCGCTGCGCTCGCACGCCGGGCAGCCGTCCTTCCCGGGCGGCGCCCTCGATCCCGAGGACGGCGATCCGCACGCCGACGGGCCGCTCAGGGCCGCCCTGCGCGAGGCCGAGGAGGAGACCGGCCTCGACCCGTCCGGCGTCCAGCTCTTCGGCGTGCTGCCCGCGCTCTACATCCCGGTCAGCGGCTTCGTCGTCACGCCCGTGCTCGGCTGGTGGCGCGAGCCCAGCCCGGTCGGCGTCGTCGACCCCAACGAGACGGCCAGGGTCTTCACGGTCCCCGTGGCGGATCTCACGGACCCCGCCAACCGCGCCACCGCCATCCACCCCCGGGGCCACGCCGGCCCGGCATTCCTGGTCGAATCGGCCCTCGTCTGGGGCTTCACGGCCGGCGTGATCGACCGTCTGCTGCACTACGCGGGCTGGGAGCGCCCCTGGGACAGAGAGAAGCGGGTGCCACTCGACTGGCGGTCATGA
- the nth gene encoding endonuclease III: MGEQGPGGSEKTGKTAKKVTAAKKAAAKKVSSKKVVAAAKKAEAVRTGKAVAVKKAAPVKKIAVKPPAQESRTALVRRARRINRELAEVYPYAHPELDFENPFQLLVATVLSAQTTDLRVNQTTPALFATYPTPEDLAAANPEEVEEILRPCGFFRAKTRSVIGLSKALTEDFGGEVPGRLEDLVKLPGVGRKTAFVVLGNAYGRPGITVDTHFQRLVRRWRWTEETDPDKIEAAVGALFPKSEWTDLSHHVIWHGRRICHARKPACGACPIAPLCPAYGEGETDPEKAKKLLKYEKGGFPGQRLKPPQAYLDAGGKPAPPLGAA; this comes from the coding sequence GTGGGCGAACAGGGTCCTGGCGGTAGTGAGAAAACCGGAAAAACGGCTAAAAAGGTCACCGCTGCCAAGAAGGCGGCCGCCAAGAAGGTGTCCTCCAAGAAGGTCGTGGCGGCCGCCAAGAAGGCCGAGGCCGTGCGGACCGGGAAAGCCGTCGCCGTGAAGAAGGCCGCGCCCGTCAAGAAGATCGCGGTGAAGCCCCCGGCGCAGGAGTCCCGCACCGCCCTGGTCCGCCGCGCCCGCCGCATCAACCGCGAGCTGGCCGAGGTGTACCCGTACGCCCATCCCGAGCTGGACTTCGAGAACCCCTTCCAGCTGCTCGTCGCCACGGTGCTGTCGGCCCAGACCACGGACCTGCGCGTCAACCAGACGACCCCGGCGCTGTTCGCCACGTACCCGACCCCCGAGGACCTCGCCGCGGCCAACCCGGAGGAGGTCGAGGAGATCCTGCGCCCCTGCGGCTTCTTCCGGGCCAAGACCAGGTCGGTGATAGGGCTCTCCAAGGCGCTCACCGAGGACTTCGGTGGTGAGGTGCCCGGCAGGCTGGAGGACCTGGTCAAGCTGCCCGGTGTCGGCCGTAAAACCGCCTTCGTCGTCCTCGGCAACGCCTATGGCCGGCCCGGGATCACCGTGGACACCCATTTCCAGCGGCTCGTACGGCGCTGGCGGTGGACCGAGGAGACCGACCCGGACAAGATCGAGGCGGCCGTCGGCGCGCTCTTCCCGAAGAGCGAGTGGACCGATCTGTCCCACCACGTGATCTGGCACGGCCGCCGGATCTGCCACGCCCGCAAGCCCGCCTGCGGCGCCTGCCCGATCGCCCCGCTCTGCCCGGCCTACGGCGAGGGCGAGACCGATCCGGAGAAGGCGAAGAAGCTGTTGAAGTACGAGAAGGGCGGCTTCCCGGGCCAGCGCCTCAAGCCCCCGCAGGCGTATCTCGACGCGGGCGGCAAGCCGGCCCCGCCGCTGGGGGCCGCGTGA
- a CDS encoding Crp/Fnr family transcriptional regulator, which translates to MDDVLRRNPLFAALDDEQAAELRASMSEVTLARGDSLFHEGDPGDRLYVVTEGKVKLHRTSPDGRENMLAVVGPGELIGELSLFDPGPRTATATALTEVKLLGLGHGDLQPWLNARPEVAGALLRAVARRLRKTNDAMSDLVFSDVPGRVARALLDLSRRFGVQSEEGIHVVHDLTQEELAQLVGASRETVNKALADFAQRGWLRLEARAVILLDVERLAKRSR; encoded by the coding sequence GTGGACGACGTTCTGCGGCGCAACCCGCTCTTCGCGGCGCTCGACGACGAGCAGGCCGCGGAGCTCCGCGCCTCCATGAGTGAGGTGACCCTCGCGCGCGGTGACTCACTGTTCCACGAGGGCGACCCCGGTGACCGGCTGTACGTCGTCACCGAGGGCAAGGTCAAGCTGCACCGCACCTCCCCCGACGGCCGCGAGAACATGCTCGCCGTCGTCGGCCCCGGTGAGCTGATCGGTGAGCTGTCGCTGTTCGACCCGGGCCCGCGTACGGCCACCGCGACCGCGCTGACCGAGGTCAAGCTGCTCGGTCTCGGCCACGGCGACCTCCAGCCCTGGCTGAACGCCCGCCCCGAGGTGGCCGGCGCCCTGCTGCGCGCCGTCGCACGCCGGCTGCGCAAGACCAACGACGCCATGTCCGACCTGGTCTTCTCCGACGTCCCCGGCCGCGTGGCCCGCGCCCTGCTGGACCTCTCGCGCCGCTTCGGCGTGCAGTCCGAGGAGGGCATCCACGTCGTCCACGACCTCACGCAGGAGGAGCTGGCCCAGCTGGTCGGCGCCTCACGCGAGACCGTGAACAAGGCGCTGGCGGACTTCGCCCAGCGCGGGTGGCTCCGCCTGGAGGCACGGGCCGTGATCCTGCTGGACGTGGAGCGGCTCGCCAAGCGGTCCCGCTAG